One Nomascus leucogenys isolate Asia chromosome 22a, Asia_NLE_v1, whole genome shotgun sequence DNA segment encodes these proteins:
- the MROH2A gene encoding maestro heat-like repeat-containing protein family member 2A gives MCIGQRAELFLVVNICLIQKKTLRKELEEEMMEAITEAAVDSSEEVSEERDDLGPLELHDSGTFQQVLNLLDIIDSESAKTDTTGAGLDMRKTLASVIITEKATTEPSVVINTLIRCLQVPEISTQCKVNIYNILQEIIQQEGELEEQCVQRLVATASKEMREIPEMEGYMKAEVASDTLVALSRNHFSLVMYELQHHLKPLNLTDEFVIITLAKLANGNVFEFMPYMGITLATIFTMLRLANEAKIRQAICGAMETFCETVQAWCQDPCFSRWCFATSVCPLHAHFVPKPRMSIRAINLAIRVVKNTISDTRSKVRMAILHIIGQLALSGYQERIKGWGLKYVSVQLTLSTYKLTNRRENFYQRDLEERMVHKVTMDTVKIITSSVSGMTSEFWVRLLCYIMETDYMEALTPICISLTNLAEHQLRGQDVDVSMAGKSRQVELPAPQKLLARLLVLMSSPYKGEGRGIAMLNLLRTLSQSIAPSMADMWEMEIPLLVRYLEEHTEFTWDQKAWEDKLIQFLRNSLKKTRGSSWSLRLSKELNNQMASFDSPSLEKGFLYRALGFTLATGLEASKVEVLLLELLYKTDYSNDFDSEGVIMCFGLCARSQVKTVLNVLHDFEDRIQESEQSWQISAWRKDHPWRQETVKSALMVMYSCVASYCHPQLLLNLVDSPITAKIIHHYVSSCQVAPSAAWGDVFWTRLVGSSLLPLSGHLHPYPGDIQASYLMPSPWEAHCPNVLFSVLWCHAEELAGVRIAPLPECWVGSPEATR, from the exons ATGTGTATTGGGCAAAGAGCAGAGCTTTTTCTTGTGGTTAATATCTGTTTAATCCAGAAGAAGACCTTAAGGAAAG AGCTTGAGGAAGAGATGATGGAAGCCATTACAGAAGCAGCAGTGGACTCGAGTGAGGAGGTGTCAGAGGAAAGAGATGACCTGGGACCTCTTGAATTACATGACAGTG GTACCTTTCAACAAGTCTTGAACCTCCTGGACATCATTGACAGCGAGTCAGCAAAGACGGACACGACAGGGGCAGGCCTTGACATGCGGAAGACCCTGGCCTCGGTGATAATCACGGAGAAGGCCACCACTGAGCCTTCTGTGGTGATAAACACTCTCATCCGCTGCCTGCAGGTGCCAGAG ATATCCACCCAGTGCAAGGTCAACATTTACAACATCCTCCAGGAGATCATCCAGCAGGAGGGGGAGCTGGAGGAGCAGTGCGTGCAGAGGCTGGTGGCCACTGCCTCCAAGGAGATGAGGGAGATCCCAGAG ATGGAGGGCTATATGAAGGCAGAGGTGGCCAGCGACACACTGGTGGCTCTGTCCCGAAACCACTTCAGCTTGGTCATGTATGAGCTGCAGCACCACCTCAAGCCCCTCAACCTCACTGATGAATTTGTCATCATCACACTGGCCAAGCTGGCCAATGGCAATG TGTTTGAGTTCATGCCATACATGGGCATCACCCTGGCTACCATATTCACCATGCTGAGACTTGCCAATGAAGCCAAGATACGCCAGGCGATCTGTGGTG CCATGGAGACCTTCTGTGAGACGGTGCAGGCCTGGTGTCAGGACCCATGCTTTTCACGGTGGTGCTTTGCAACCTCTGTGTGCCCGCTGCATGCCCACTTCGTGCCCA AGCCCAGGATGAGTATCAGAGCCATCAACCTGGCTATCCGGGTGGTCAAGAACACCATCTCTGATACCCGATCCAAG GTGAGGATGGCTATTCTCCACATCATTGGGCAGTTGGCTCTCTCTGGCTACCAGGAGAGAATCAAAGGCTGGGGCCTGAAGTACGTGTCTGTGCAACTGACCTTATCCACCTACAAACTG ACAAATCGCCGGGAGAACTTTTATCAGAGGGACTTGGAGGAGAGGATGGTCCACAAGGTCACCATGGACACTGTGAAGATCATTACCTCTTCCGTCAGTGGGATGACCAGC gagtTTTGGGTGAGGCTCCTGTGCTACATCATGGAGACAGACTACATGGAAGCTTTGACTCCTATCTGTATCAGCCTCACAAACCTGGCAGAACACCAGCTCCGTGGTCAGGACGTGGATGTCAGCATGGCTGGCAAGAGCAGGCAAG TGGAACTGCCTGCACCTCAGAAGCTGCTGGCCCGTCTCCTg GTGCTGATGTCATCACCTTACAAGGGCGAGGGTCGTGGGATAGCCATGCTCAACCTCTTGAGGACCCTGAGCCAGAGCATCGCACCCTCTATGGCTGACATGTGGGAGATGGAGATTCCGCTACTGGTCCGGTACCTGGAAG AACATACTGAGTTCACTTGGGATCAGAAAGCCTGGGAAGACAAGCTGATTCAG TTTCTGCGAAACTCCCTCAAGAAGACCCGGGGGTCTAGCTGGAGCCTGCGCTTGAGCAAAGAGCTGAACAACCAGATGGCGAGCTTTGACAGTCCCTCTCTGGAGAAG GGCTTTCTGTACCGGGCCTTGGGCTTCACCTTGgccacaggcctggaggccagcAAGGTGGAGGTCCTGCTGTTGGAGCTGCTGTACAAGACGGACTACAGCAATGACTTCGACAGCGAG GGTGTGATTATGTGCTTTGGCCTGTGTGCCCGGAGCCAGGTAAAAACGGTGCTGAATGTACTTCATGACTTCGAGGACAGGATCCAGGAGTCAGAGCAGTCCTGGCAGATCAGTGCTTGGCGG AAGGACCATCCCTGGAGGCAGGAGACAGTGAAAAGTGCCCTCATGGTGATGTATAGCTGCGTGGCCTCCTACTGCCACCCCCAGTTGCTCCTCAACCTCGTGGACAGCCCCATCACCGCTAAGATCATTCACCATTATGTCAGCAGCTGCCAGGTAGCCCCATCTGCTGCCTGGGGGGATGTCTTCTGGACCAGGCTGGTGGGTAGTAGCCTTCTGCCACTCTCTGGGCACCTGCATCCCTACCCAGGGGACATCCAGGCATCCTACCTGATGCCCAGCCCGTGGGAGGCCCATTGCCCAAATGTGTTGTTCTCTGTGCTTTGGTGTCATGCAGAGGAGCTGGCGGGGGTGAGGATAGCCCCTCTTCCAGAGTGCTGGGTGGGGTCTCCAGAAGCCACAAGATGA